AAAATCTTTAGCCATAGTTCTCCACATTTCATACCTATGCAACCGGTGCGTTAGAGTAACCAGTCCCTTCGTAGCCCACAAAACATTTGCATGTGTGGGTGCTCCCTGTTGGAGAGTCGATGCATTCGACTTCCATGGCGCACGAATAATTGGTTGTTCCTTTGATAGTGGAGCAATTTCCAATCGAGGAGGAGGCCGTAATGTCGCCTGGCCAACTCACCAACTTCGTGTTCCGGTAACTTCTCATCGAGTTGTCCAATAGTCTCATTTATCTCGGAAGGGGGTTCTATATGTATCCAGTAGTGAAAATTGAATAGTGTTCTTAAAATAATAGAAGTTATTACTATCTAGAAATCTAAGGTTTGTTTAATTACATCTATTACAATATCGCAATGCTTGTTCAATCAAGTAAAGTTAAAAAGTAATCCATGCTTCAAGCATATTACCTTTGTGAAGtccataaaattttcaaaataaaaattccTTATCTTAGATTGGTAGTGTAAAGATAAGCTTGGACCAAAGCCATATTGCCCAATTATCTAGCTTTATAAAATGAACTAAGCATGCCTAGGGAATCAAcatatttttttgtttataaaatAAAGGACAGTTAAATTAATTAGAGATTTCATCACTCCTATAATTTATCAAGAATTATTTTtgttttgtcaaaatcatgttaaGGTGCCTATTCCTATATCTTATATATATTGTCTTGACTtcataaagttggttttgccaAAGGTGTTTATCACCACtgacttatatatataatttttagatAGTATGATTCGAAATCAAGGTCATTGAAAATCAAAAGTGGCGAAGTATTGTTCACATTAAATAGAGAGATAACCAAAAAGGTTTTTTTTGACCTTAATCCATACCTACCAATAACATAATGAATTTTAATGGGTTTTGCCAAGAGTGTGCAAGAGATAAAAGTAGTCATAGTTTAAAATGACTATgtaatcattatccaaaagatacaaCAAAGTGAAGCCAATCCCCTTTTAAATGAAATTAAACTTTTTGGTGTTCATATATTTGAAGAATACTTTGAAAGATTGCCTACATTACCATTGTATGAAAAGTTTTGGGGTCATATTACACATCTACATGATGATAATTATTGTATATATTCAACTCCATTATGTGAAAAGGTTATTTAGTTTTCATCTTTTCTAATAGAGGGAGTTCATGGGGGCTTTTATCCCTCAGGGTTCATAAATAATCCATCTTTTAAATGGTATTCTTATATGACTATATTATTTTTTCTAGAGAAAGACACATATGACTTTTCTCTAAAATTTACAACTatattatcaaaaaataataagcCTTTAACAATATACATAAGAACACATATATGAGATGAACATTACCAAAATTTAGATTATGGTTCTTTTGAATAATATTTTGTGcatgtaattttgaatttttttatataagTAGACTATTGCATGTTCTCATAAAATTCataaagtcaatttttttttaatgcaaatatTGGTTGTGAACATAACCTAGGTGATTGGTTCAATCATAACTAGAATTATTAGGGTTTATGGAGTTGAGGTAGAGCTATGTTTTCTTCCTTTTTGGGTGCCTAATAGAGTGGCCTTCCTTGAAagtatatgataactcaatgaagCAAACAAGATACACCCAAGGAAATTGAAAAAGGGTTCCTTCTTTATATCTACACCTAGGTTGTATAATTTTATAATAACTACTAGCGAAGTTCTTGACCTCTTTGAATCAAAATtgattaaacaaaaaataaaattagcGGAGGAAGGAAGATTTGATCTAGAGAATTTTATTGATCAAATTAGGAAATAAGTAGGAGGGTTAGGATATGAGAGTCAATTATGAGTTAAAAGATCTAGTCAAAAAATACTTGACCATGGAAGAAATTAAGAAAGGAAGAGAAGATTGAATTCATATTCAAAATGGTAAGAAGAGAATGATTGTTGATTAAAATTATACAGGTGCATGTATTAATATCAAGGATcctatcaaaaaaattaaatttatggtAAAAAATGTGTGCACTTTAGGAATTGTGACTTCAATGTTTGCTCCTTAATCTATTCCTAAAGAAAGTATTATAGAATTTAGACAAATAGGTAAAAAAATTATAGGAGTGAATGCTATATTCATTACAAAAGAATGAGACCCCATAAAGACTACACCATAAGAGAAAGTTCGACAATTAGTTAACTATGATATCAACCAAGGTAGCGAGGAgaatagttttgaatatcaaaagGTTAGGGTGAGtgaccaagatgggggaccaaaattAGGCCAAAAACGTTTTTGGTCCCCATTAGGCcctttggtgcacgccaaataagGTGTGCGCCctatttggcacgtgccaaatagGCTTGGCATCCCAAACCTAAGGTTTGGTCATGCCAAATAGACTTCCATTTTGACaagtgcattttcattttgaaaagcatgatttgtctttctctctcactctctctctccgaatatatacataaaatataacatttaagtataagtcactttaagttatattctatgtatatattagtaggatgtttgagagtgtttTCAAAtatctaggagttataatacaaattctagtatttagagtattcatataaatttcaaacttagtcaaatttcagtaatcaacattctCTCTAtatggtctctccctctcttttcttgcatcccccccctctctctcttcctcaacccctacctctatctctctctctttccctccctccctctcttgcaCTCGGGCTTTGTCTCCCTCTAGTCTCTCAACCCCCACCTTCctcctctctctttctcactctctctctctccctccctccctcttatcacctctctctctctctctctctctctctctctctctctctctccctctttgtggttgatggaaagaaaggaaaataatagggagataaagatagagagaccaaagagagacattgagagagatggagggaggaagggagtggCTGATGGAAATGAAGGAATACcaaggagagagagtgagagagagagagagaggtggaaatAATGGAAGGgcgagagggagagggaagattgAGGAAGGGGGGAGAGAATGGGAGATacagacacttgagagaggggggagagagaggtagagggagagagactcgatagagaaagagaaagggagtgggagggagaaaGCAAaaaagagagacttgagagagaaagagaaagggagagggagagagagaatgggagagagatacacttgaaagaggagaagagaaagagatCTAGATAGAGGGTGATAGTGAGAGATACTTCAGTGAAAGAAAGagtgagtgggagggagagagggaaagagagagagacaacTGAGAAAAAgtgaaagggagggggagggagagaggaagggaatgggagagacacctaagagagtaggagagagaaatagagagatagagggtgagagggcgAGAGACttaagagagggaaagagggaaagagagagagagagagagagagagagagagagagagagagagagagagagagagagacacctaagaaaggaggaaagagtgagagagagagaaagaaagagaccaAGTGAAAGAGGGATAAATATCTGAGAGAGGGAGTAAAAGAGAGGTAGACAGCTGAGGGGAAAgtgagagagatacttgagagagaggggggaaggtaaggagggaaataatgggagagagagagagagagagagagagagagagagagagagagagagaggaagggaggggttgagagagagagagagaggtgggggttgagggagagactagaTAGAGAGAGCCCAAGTGCAAGAGAGAGAGGgacttgagagagagatagagtgcACAAGATAGAGAGATGatggagggaaagagggaaagagagagtgagagatagagagagcctaagtgagagggaggaagggatggaaaaagAGTAAATGaatagagagagaggtgaagagagggagatGAAGAGTGTAAGAAAGAGATAGAGGGATGAAGGTGGAggttgagggagagactagagggaAAGTATAAGTATAAGAGAGGAAGGGGGGGGAATAGAAGGAGAgacccgagagagagagagagagagagagagagagagagagagagagagggtttgaGGAAGATAGAGAAGGGCAATATAGGGTGTGAGAGTtaagaaatacaaccccacaaaaGCCTAAAGACCTTTTGCAAGctgaataatctgttacaaggagaaacaaggaagcaaataactaaaaaaataaaaacacaaaaaatatgctcaaaaagatgagagctcaatattcaccaaaaatgtgtaatgtgataatcatacaaagaaaagaaaactaacctctaataggtcaagaaaccctaaaagggaaaacctaggcttgcacataataattaataaaagagttaattattatgcacctaatgttagcttacgtctaaaaagagataatagggaacttaaagaattaaacaaatattgtttaattaatcaagtaaagacccgattactctaacaccccccttaagctagacttaaagggagaagctaaaacctagagcAGCTACTGAAAGTAGGAAAGACGGGTCCCAACaataaggcctgatcaggtactcaaatacaatgaaatctctatgaaacagagaaaaaaggagaaaacccagtgggaaaaaactcctctccaaaaagagataaaagaacatgctgaaagaagaagaagaagaagaaggaaggaatgcctcataaagaccccccaaggacagcttccttcaccccaagcatagagcgcaattgAAGATAGCACGGCAacgcaaaaggtttcgtgaagatgtctgcaacctgctcagtagtgggaatgtactccagaatgagagaaccatcttgaatcaactagcggataaaatgcatgtgaagctcaatgtgcttcatccgttGATGCTCTAtcgggttgcgggaaatatgaatagcactctgattgtcataccaaagaatagtgggactatcaggaggaaaaccaaactcagtcatcaactgtcgaagccataagatctcctgactggtgAGCACAACAGCTCAGTactcaacctttgtagatgataatgcatgagcaatctgcttcttgcaagaccatgtgataggaccagagccaagacaaaaacaaagccagaagtagacttctgatcagtgacatcaccagcgcaatctaagtcagtgtagccaacaatgtgaggttccccttatgtgtagtgaatgccatgagaactagagccctgaatgtaTCGCAAAATACGTTTGGTAGCTTGCagatgactctcatgaggatcatgggagaattgagagacaaggtcaaccacaaaggaaatatcaggacgagtgtgagttaggtacaacaaactgccaaccaactacctgtaaagtgtagaatctactgaaggagtaggaCAAGTAgtgatcaaaacaacccctgactgaaacggagtgggagtaggcttgcaatcaagcatgtcgaAGCGTCGAAGCATGTCAAGAGAATACTTCTGCTGGTAAatggagatcccatcagaagattgaatcacctaaagaccaaggaaatagtgcagaagaccaagatctatcatctcaaactggtccatcaaggctcattggatatgctgaatcatagaggatgagctacttgtgatgaggagatcatcaacatatagcacaagaatcaggatctcaccctcaagaagctgaatgtacactatGTGATCAGAATGATTGCGGGTgaacccagtggagagcaagaaagaatccatcttctcataccaagcccgaggggcctatttgagaccatacaatgaatgccaaagtttgcaaaccaaagaactgtcctgcacaaatcgttgaggctgctccatgtagatttcctcctgtaggtccccgtgcaagaaggcactcttcacatccatatgaaAAACAAGCCATCCCCGAGAagttgcaagagatagtacaaagtgaatggagttcatcttggtgacAAGGGCAAATGTCTCGttgtaatcaataccctcaacctatgagaaaccctttgcaacaagacgtgctttgtacttatcaatggaaccatcaacaacatacttagtgcgatacaaccaacgACAccgaaccatctttctgcccttaggaagaggacaaagatcccaagtatgattcctcatcaaagaagaatactcatcctccatagcacaatcccactcagggtgtcctgtagcctctgaaaacttctgaggatcatctgaaatggcatgactcaaaagactagaacccacaatatgagaACGGGTGTGACGAGTATTTGAAGGATCACTGGCTAGAGAACCTGCCGCCTCAACAGTAAggcaagcccacttgggcatctgaggtgaagcaagtggaggtggggatggtggagcaggtggaggtggtgatggtgGATCATCAgaaccatcatcagaatcatcctcaaaataatccggaagagatgcagtggaagtaggcagaggagtagacactagagttagggtatccattgtgggaaggcgctcatcaaactgaacatcccgtcaaaACAGGACCtttctggaatcaggatcaaacaacatgTACGctttaacatcctcacagtagccaacaaaaatgagggctcgactcttccactccatggctttcctctgagcatcagggataaaagcccatgcctcactgccaaatactcggaaaaaagaaacatcaggcttgtcatgagaccaagcgtcctcaggagtcatatgtcgaatagccttgtgaagcatccgattctgaatatagttggcacaattgattgcctcaacCCAAAACGATGAATCCAAGGACCTgtactgaatcatacaattcaccatctcccgtaaagttttgttcttgcgttcaacgacaccattctgctgaggggtgtagggaacagtaaactgatgttgcaaaccatgcttagtgcaaaaatctctgaaagcctgattcatatactcccccccattatctgtacctATCTATCAAATAGAACAACctgactgcttctctacaaatgtcttgaagattcgaaatgaatcaaagacatcagacttgtacttaagaaagtacacccatgtgtgtctggagaagtcatgaataaaagtgagtacatacttggccccagaaaaaggagtgggaaattacatgagatcactgtgaatcaactccaagggtgccaaagaatgaggggctcttcccttcggaaagggatctcggtgatgcttgccaagcacacagccatgacaaacaccatcaatgcaagaaatttgtgggagcccaagaacaagtgcctgtgtactcatctactaaagatatctgtaattggcatggcccaagcgctcatgctaaagcttactcactgaatctgcatgtgctataagagatgaacctgcacccgcaaagggctcaaatccatcaaatctgtacagACGATATGttgtatcaacactcccagtagccacaaccaaatttgagtcatggaggtcccgaataaccacatcatgtggcgagaactcaactatcttaccagagccagagtggaaaatttgataaatggacaggaggttcgttgagatgttagggacaaccagaacatcctgcagaTTACCcgcatccaaagagacagaacctgaacccaagactaaaagctgagctgagtcacccactgcaatctatgaagtaccacaagaggcaagagaagtaaccaactgttgagagtgagtcatatggtgagaagcaccagaatctagtatccatgtggacctagaggtcgaagctcgagcagtgagagcatgacctttccctgtggaaggagaggacgcctgaggtgaggagatgtgatgctgctgcatggcttcctctaaagcctctaagcgtttccaacacctggaaactggatgtccttccttgccacaaaaactgcaagtgtctcctgatttcttcttagtcttggaggaagactcaccagactgtgaagatttcccatgttttggaggaaatggtggtttagaatcagacttaggagcaggcttggaggaatgctGATTGCTTGCAGAAGGCTTCTTTGGCTTCAgtttctgcttttgtttctccttagaggactgagcaaccaatgctttgttcttggatcccGAAAGCATATCCAACTGAGAAAGATTGGACTGTTcatgagacaaatgctcacaaaagacatcaaaggtaggcatggtgaaacgagcacccaagccatccataaTGGAAtagaaagaagaggcaaaaaactgaaagtggccctgaagcttcgaaagaatcaagtgaatgcactctgtgtctgtcttgatcttgccacatccctgaagaacagatctggtagtcttgaacttgttcaaaaaatcctcaatggtgggaaaggaatcaagtgacaaagaaaccaactttgcctcaatctgtaatgcttgaatctcattaaccctcccgaagagagactcaaacttcaaccacatagcctgaggagtgagTAACTCATCAAGGTCAAACAGAAGACCGTCaaagacatgcaaagagagcaaacccatggcctcatccatcttgtttatgtgctgaagaagctcataaggacgttgcaatagaggctgaacctcatccaaacaagaccacaaccctcttTCCTGGAGAATCCTCATGATGcggggcttctaggtgtgatagttgtgtgaagtcaacaactcaactgaaggatgtGCCATGAAAACAAAACTCTGCACcagcacctgcttgttggtttattttattatgtgatctttcagaatagatagaagatgcagaagggtttgtttgttttgagagttttgtgTTCTTGATTTCTATGACaaaaagcgagaaaaaaacacccccccataatagataaacccaaaccctagtacatactgatgagaaggaagtagtgcttAAGAAAAAAAACTTGAAATTGATATCTCATGTACCCGATGAAAATTCTGAGAGAaaagatcacatatctgaatatatcatgctgagagctttccaacgcctattcgtttttgaaaaacggagtccatttgcccattctacggccccagAAGTGCAGAAAGGAGTCCCGaatttgactggaaaaaagtacagtcaaacaaaAGATTCAgaaaaaaaatccaacaccacGAGGTCTGGATCAGAAccagctttctgatgcctattcattttccaaaAAACGATGCTGGATGCTCAAGATATGACCACAAAACgaaccccccctcaaaaaggcAAGAGGGTGGTGGTCCAGTGGAGAGGCCAGGTGGTGGTGGCGCATGGGCGGTGCTCTGGTGGCACTCCGACGACACTCTGGCGGCGCTCTGGGGAGGAGTTGCGGAGTGGCGGGGTTGCGGAAGAGGTGGCCGGGCACAGGGAGAAGCACAACGGTGGCTACATCGGCGTCAGCGGCAAGGGTCAGGAGGTGGCTGCGGGAGCCGGAGCGCCGATGGGTGGCGGGATGGCCAGCGGGGGCCGGCAGGGTGGTGCCGGCGGGAGCCGGAGGGCGGGGTCGGCGGGGGCCGGACTGTCAGGGTACAATACCCTGCGAAATCCGCCGATCTCCAAAAATTTTGTAAACCCTTTTTTTGTGATtggcttttttattttttttatttttttaattttttaatcaaaaaatcgGCTTGCATGTCATAAAAAggccaaaaaaaatatattttttgaaattatttcTCAATTTGCGTGCCAGGGTCGTAGGACCTAGTTTTGGAGAAAAATTACCCTCAGATGCTCAGGAGtgaaaactaggcaagttttatatgactataaggGTTTTTGGGCTTTCTGAGCATGATGGCGAAGTCCGTTTAGGCCCCAAGTGCTTAGAAAAGGCCTATCTCTAAGTAcaaaaaaacttcctgaaaccccagatctacttccaatgcaaaaaattctcaaaacaagaacagatagttgcagatctgatgctctgataccatgtgagagttgggAAATAAAACcccataggagcctaaagatcttctgcacgCTGAATAATGTGTTACAagaagaagcaaggaagcaaataactgaaaaaacaaaaacacagaaaatatgctcaaaaagatgagagctcaatattcaccaaaaatgtgtaatgtgataatcatacatagaaaagaaaaataacctctaataggtcaagaaaccctaaaagggaaaacctaggcttgcacataataattaataaaagaattaattattatgcacctaatgttagcttaagtgtaaaaagagataatagggaacttaaagaattaaacaaatattgtttaattaatcaagtaaagacccgattactctaacatagGGAAGAGACCAGAGAGAGAATCCTGATACGAGCATGTTGATtagtaaaatttgactaagtctaaaattaatatgaatactctaaaaattAGAAtatgtattataactcctagagatttgagaccattctcaaacatcctgctaatatataaataaaatataacttaaagtataagtcataTGTTTATTtcctatacttaaatgttatattttatgtatatattgtattATCAAATAAAGAGAGAGAATGGTGGACTGAAAAAATTCCTAATGGAACTTTTGGCTTGCGCCAAATAAGGTGCACGTTGAATGCATTTTTTTGGTGCACGAcatatttggtgtgcaccaaactAACTGCCTTGGGAAAACCCAAGGCTTAGGCTTGGGTTTGCCTTGGGCATCTTGGATGTCCTTCTCAGGCTTGAGATGTGTTTTTCCAACAAACATACAAAGTTTTCTCAAATTTTTGTTTGTGATCTCCATCAGTTTTGCATGTGTTTCGatgcaaacaaaaataaacaccatgaaattgtcaagctctctcttagctatccagccatataattcttttctcattttcattatgttaaggtcttcatctctaatttcttttgttagtgtgtccgttatttgtcaaaaaccaacatgttatATTTTGggcatatattttaattttttcatcaaatttggaaacaaattacatttttagaaagttATAGATttcgggtcagtgcaagaagctgagtccactttttggccaaaaagtggaagtcttttccctgattttcaggttttgtctcatttgagcttaaattttggaacacttggagattgaatcttggaaaaagtcaataatataaaagatagccctctgagtctactttccaaatatgtaatttattttaatacccacataataaaaactaacttttttaatggaattctaaaaactatgttttaaaaatgtatgTTTacagaccataccatgcatgtgtatgacccacactttttgacacaatgaaaattattttctcaaaccattttgggaaatggtttgtaacacactgaagattgatgaacatatttttctgtattttttttttaaatatatttttttttaattaattttttaatgaccgtaattatctttttaaaaatttgacgtgtacgacccacataatttgtaGTGTACttaacatttttcaatttttttaaaatagaaaagaattttgtgtagattgatgacataattttttattcaaaattcattaaaataaaaaagttattaaattaacaaaattagttaatatttcaagtttatgcacccaatttagtataaattaaatgaaaaatagttaaaataatcaatttttaaatttttttacatattaagaatctagacagtataatttgaaatgggttttaatttcgtataaaaatactctaattagaggcacgtaaactatttcagaagttcatatttgtgctttcgttcatggagatttgaatttgcaggttcatgtctcaggtgtggccatcccaggcctatcccggacctaatcctgaggcaagtggcgggttgtggaatcaacttccacagaatGGGCCCCCATTTACAAAACAGGGGCCCATTCCTTTTTTAACCGTTGGTTTTCGGAACGGGCCCCtattttaaaaacgggggcccattatTTAAATAACTGGCCCCTGTT
The nucleotide sequence above comes from Cryptomeria japonica chromosome 11, Sugi_1.0, whole genome shotgun sequence. Encoded proteins:
- the LOC131860122 gene encoding uncharacterized protein LOC131860122, producing MLDAQDMTTKRTPPQKGKRVVVQWRGQVVVAHGRCSGGTPTTLWRRSGEELRSGGVAEEVAGHREKHNGGYIGVSGKGQEVAAGAGAPMGGGMASGGRQGGAGGSRRAGSAGAGLSGVVGPSFGEKLPSDAQE